In one Pseudoliparis swirei isolate HS2019 ecotype Mariana Trench chromosome 23, NWPU_hadal_v1, whole genome shotgun sequence genomic region, the following are encoded:
- the arl6ip1 gene encoding ADP-ribosylation factor-like protein 6-interacting protein 1, whose protein sequence is MAEGDNKSANMLAQETAQLEEQLQGWGEVILAGDRVLRWEKPWFPGALIGASTVLFTLIYYLDPSVLTGLSCAIMLLCLADYLVPTLAPRVFGANKWTSQQQQRFHEICGNLVKTQRRAAGWWMRLCALKEEKPKMYFASVISSLLAVAWIGQQVHNLFLTYLIVSFLLLLPGLNQHGVITKYASMAKREINKLLKQKEKKNE, encoded by the exons ATGGCCGAAGGCGACAACAAAAGCGCGAACATGCTC gctcaGGAAACGGcccagctggaggagcagctgcagggcTGGGGCGAGGTGATCCTGGCCGGGGACCGCGTGCTCCGCTGGGAGAAGCCCTGGTTCCCCGGAGCCCTGATCGGTGCTTCCACCGTGCTCTTCAC gctgaTTTACTACCTGGACCCGTCGGTGCTGACCGGGCTCTCCTGCGCCATCATGCTGCTCTGCCTCGCCGACTACCTGGTGCCCACCCTCGCCCCCCGAGTCTTCGGCGCCAATAAGTG GaccagccagcagcagcagcgcttcCATGAGATCTGTGGGAACCTGGTGAAGACGCAGCGCCGCGCGGCGGGCTGGTGGATGCGTCTCTGCGccctgaaggaggagaagccCAAAATG TACTTTGCCTCCGTCATCAGCAGCTTGCTGGCGGTGGCCTGGATCGGACAGCAGGTGCACAACCTGTTCCTCACCTACCTGATCG TGAgctttctgctgctgctgcccggcCTCAACCAGCACGGCGTCATCACCAAGTACGCCTCCATGGCCAAGAGGGAGATCAACAAGCTGCTCaaacagaaggagaagaagaacgagtAG